The genomic DNA GATATTCTCTTTGACGTAAGATATTAAAGCGTCGGTGTAGTTAAAATgaacctttttataccctgaataccCTGCAGACTTGAATACCCCCTTAACTTAACTTGTCGGTAGTATCATTCATCTGGATATTTTCATTCTTCCATTAGCATTGAAAAGTTGATGAACTTTATGTTTGAATTGAATCGGACACATATatactatttaaaaatacttcAGATTTACTGTTTTACCCATCACTTTTTACAGGGTTCTTCTTGCCAAGGAATCTGATCCAGATCGTTGGGAGCGTGAAATCGCACCAATGGAGTACCACAACGAGGAACGTCGAAAAATGGTTGATGTTTGGAATGCAGATTTTGTAAATATCGCACAGTACCTTAGAGGACCATGTCGTTTGGCCGAACGTTTTTCTGAATATCTCATTATGCAAACAGTGGGTATCTTGGAAGTTAATGCATTTGAAGCTCGGACAACACTGGGATATACTCTACGTTGCTTATACCCAATTACTGGAATATTAGCGCATAATTGTGTACCAAATACCTTTCGTACAATACATCCAAGTGAGGGATTCAAGTAATTATAtagttcatattatatatatatgttaagaatataaatattgGCCATCACTTTCTAAAATCCAAAGGATCCGCCTGAGGGCTATGTGTAATTTGGACGAGGGCCAACAATTGCAGCACTCCTATACATACACTTTGAATGGCACTTCGCAACGACAGGAACATTTAAAGACTGGTAAATTCTTCACTTGCGAATGTAAACGTTGCAAAGACCCCACCGAGTTGGGTACGAATTTTAGCACGTTCAAGTGCAGTAAATGCGAAGATGGGTGGTTACTGTCAACTAATCCATTGGGTTAGTTTGTTTTAATATTggtttatgtacttatatttatatataacatttttaatattgcttTGACTTTAGATTCTTCCTGCTGCTGGAAATGCACACTTTGCACCTTTCAAACATCTAATAATGCGATACAGAAAGCACTATCTGTAATACAATCCGAAGTCGCCACACTACAAGCTATGGATCCTAGTCCACAGAAATTACAAGAAACAGAAAAGCTAATGAGAAAATATCGTGTAGTTCTACACCCTCTACACTTCATACAAATAGGATTGCGTCAAAATCTTATCGAAATGTATGGTCGTGTCGCAGAATATGAATTGTCTGAATTGCCCGATGTTATGCTTGAACACAAAGAAGAGCTATGTCGACAAGTGTTACATGTTTTGGATGTCTTTGAACCGGGGTTGAGTCGAGCACGTGCTATGATTTTATACGATTTGCATGTACCGTTAGTATTATTGGCCAAGAGCGGTTTTATTGGCGGCGTTATAACAGCAGATAAATTAAA from Bactrocera oleae isolate idBacOlea1 chromosome 3, idBacOlea1, whole genome shotgun sequence includes the following:
- the SmydA-3 gene encoding SET domain-containing protein SmydA-8 isoform X1 gives rise to the protein METSKALHNLNRTIVRRNSLYGRYLIAESDTKANELLVEELPLVHGPKCNGPIVCLECYAPLNLESLSDQRCSKCNWPLCSNCSDRGASYHYSWECSVFSQAKAKFYLVQCDAKGCPQLDCITVLRVLLAKESDPDRWEREIAPMEYHNEERRKMVDVWNADFVNIAQYLRGPCRLAERFSEYLIMQTVGILEVNAFEARTTLGYTLRCLYPITGILAHNCVPNTFRTIHPSEGFKIRLRAMCNLDEGQQLQHSYTYTLNGTSQRQEHLKTGKFFTCECKRCKDPTELGTNFSTFKCSKCEDGWLLSTNPLDSSCCWKCTLCTFQTSNNAIQKALSVIQSEVATLQAMDPSPQKLQETEKLMRKYRVVLHPLHFIQIGLRQNLIEMYGRVAEYELSELPDVMLEHKEELCRQVLHVLDVFEPGLSRARAMILYDLHVPLVLLAKSGFIGGVITADKLKHKLLDVIAILNECVDILQYEDPETQEGNLCKVAQQAKDQLTQSVEGLAIAD
- the SmydA-3 gene encoding SET domain-containing protein SmydA-8 isoform X2 gives rise to the protein MLKSRIEVDPLMGRSLVTTEIIKKGEMVVEESPFAIGPKQNSGIVCLGCYRDLFFGEDGDSLDRCEICDWPLCSACFDTPDHMGECEIFTKAKVHFAGNVSEDGVCTQLDCITPLRVLLAKESDPDRWEREIAPMEYHNEERRKMVDVWNADFVNIAQYLRGPCRLAERFSEYLIMQTVGILEVNAFEARTTLGYTLRCLYPITGILAHNCVPNTFRTIHPSEGFKIRLRAMCNLDEGQQLQHSYTYTLNGTSQRQEHLKTGKFFTCECKRCKDPTELGTNFSTFKCSKCEDGWLLSTNPLDSSCCWKCTLCTFQTSNNAIQKALSVIQSEVATLQAMDPSPQKLQETEKLMRKYRVVLHPLHFIQIGLRQNLIEMYGRVAEYELSELPDVMLEHKEELCRQVLHVLDVFEPGLSRARAMILYDLHVPLVLLAKSGFIGGVITADKLKHKLLDVIAILNECVDILQYEDPETQEGNLCKVAQQAKDQLTQSVEGLAIAD